AGGCGGCCAGTGAAGGCCACCCTCTCTAAGTGTGGGTCTCCCAGCCGGCAGGTCCATGGCTGGCAGGCCTCTGCCCCCCGGACGCCAGGAGGAGGAGACTGCCAAAGACCCCGGGCCGAAACTACCACCAATGTGGCCCAGAGGCCGCCTGCCCAGCATTGATGAGGCCCGACCTGCAGGTCTGGGCCCGGCCTCTCGCCGTGGCTCCGTGCTGGGTCTGACTGCCTCCTTCTCCCGCCGCAACTCGCTGGCCGGTCCAGGCGTGGGCCCTGGGGGTCGGCGACCATCCCTGGGCCCTGTGCCCCCTCTAGCCTCACGGGTCAGTTTCTCCAGGTTGCCCCTGGCGCCTGCCCTGCGGGCTGCGCCCTCATACTGCACGGAGCCGGCGCCTGCGGAGCGCTGGGAGGCT
Above is a window of Lemur catta isolate mLemCat1 chromosome 3, mLemCat1.pri, whole genome shotgun sequence DNA encoding:
- the DYNLT4 gene encoding dynein light chain Tctex-type 4; its protein translation is MAGRPLPPGRQEEETAKDPGPKLPPMWPRGRLPSIDEARPAGLGPASRRGSVLGLTASFSRRNSLAGPGVGPGGRRPSLGPVPPLASRVSFSRLPLAPALRAAPSYCTEPAPAERWEAARAQRALEAVLATGLCDRCYSGTEAGRLARELCEQVRVRLRELSPPRYKLVCSVVLGPRVGQGVHVVSRSLWDAARDGLASATYTNASLFAVATVHGLYYE